The window GGTGATGGACCAGCGTCGCCCCCGTAACGCCCTCCTCCTGGGAGCCGCGGATCTCGAGCAGTTCCGTGTTCCAGCGGAACTCGACGTCCTCGTGTTCGCGGGCACGCTTGGCCATCAGTTCGGAGGCCCGCAGCTCCTCGCGTCGGTGGACGACGGTGACGCTGTCGGCGAACTTCGCGAGGAACAGCGCCTCTTCCATCGCCGAGTCGCCACCGCCGATCACGAGCACGTCGTCGCCGCGGTGGAACGCGCCGTCGCAGGTCGCACACGTCGAGAGGCCGTAGCCCATCAACTCCTCCTCGTTCTCAGCGCCGACCCAGCGGGCGCTCGCGCCCGTCGCGACGATCAGCGCTCGCGTTCGAACCACGTCGCCGTTCGAGAGCGCGAGTTCGAACGGCCGCTCCGCGAGCGTCGCGTCCTCGACCGTCCCGTGGGCGAACTCCGCGCCGAACCGCTCGGCTTGCTCTTTCCCGCGCTGGATCAGTTCCATCCCGCCGACCCCCTCGGGGAAGCCGAGGAAGTTCTCGACGTCGGTCGTCAGCGTCAACTGGCCGCCCGGTTCGGGGCCCTCGAGCACGAGCGGCTCGAGGTCGGCACGCGCGGCGTAGACGGCCGCCGAGAGACCCGCGACGCCGGACCCGACGATCACTACGTCCCGAACCTCGGTGGTGTCGCTTGCCTCGTTCATTCGGTGTACTCGTCGATCATGTTCCGCAGTCGGTCCGCCGGCAGTGCGCCGACGTGCTGTTCGACCTGGTTGCCTCCCGCGAAAAGCAGGAGGGTCGGAACCCCCCGGACGCCGTACTCGCCGGCGAGGGGCTGGTTCTCGTCGACGTCGACCTTCGCGATCACGGCGTCGGTCTCGCTCGCCAGCCGCTCGAGGACGGGCTCGAGCATCTGACAGGGGCCACACCAGTCGGCGTAGAAGTCCACGAGGACGACGTCGTGTTCGTCGACGACGTCGTCGAGGTGTGCCCCGCCGTCGACGTGGACGGGGTCGTCCGGAGACGTACCGCTCGATCCGCTGTGTGCATCAGTTGCCATCAGTTCCCGATAGGGGTCGGTAGTGTTTAAAGGTTTTGTGTGTATTGTACAATACCGTATGGTAAAGGGTGGTCCGTCGCCGGCGGTCACTCGCCCTCGCTTTCGGCCATCGCTACCGGGTCGGGGTACGCCTCGAGGTCCCGGACCTCGACCGTCGTCTCCTCGCCCCCGATCTCCTGGTAGTGGCGTCGCTGGATCCACTCCCTGCGCCTGTCGTACCGGATCGCTACGCGTTCCCAGATCTCCTCGTCCCGGTCGGGGTCGATCCGGATCGAGATCGTCTCGTAGGCCTCGATCCGGTAGTCGCCGTCGGCGTAGCCGGTCACCTCGAGCGTCGTCCGTTCGGGATCGAGCTCCGCCACGGCGTGCTCGAGGATCCGGTCGGCCAACTCGTCGAGCGTCTCGAGCGAGGGGATTCCGACGCTCTCGTCCGTCATCGTCGTATCGCCGGCCGGAGTTTCGATCCGGCCGCAGTGACGTGGCCGGGAATCGGCCACGGCGGACCGGATCGGCTGACTGCCCCGCCGCCGGGTCCGAGTCGGTCGTTCGTGAGGGCGATCCGCTGTACCACGTTCATAGGTACCACTGCACGGAGTTAACCGTTCGCCCGAATCGATGCTCTGGATGCGGTACCGACGGTCGTACCTGATGAGCCGAATACGAGCCGAATCGTGTCGTCGGGTCGTCTGCCCCTGTCGCCGGAAACCTCGCGAGGAGGTCCCACAAGCGTCACACCGACCCGGATCGGAACGCCGGCAGGCCGAAGACCCCCCGATAACGGCATCGGCTACCGCGACCCATCGCTCCGCGACCGGTTCGAGGCCGTCGCAGCCCCATCGCCGGTCGTCGGGACTGACGGGTCGTCTCCGTCTCGGGGCTCGATCGAGTGCAAGAATCGGGCCAGCAGCACGAGACTCGTCAGGGTCAGGAGCCCGAAGATGGCGAGGACGGGGACGGGAACCACCTGCCCGTCGCGGAGTTGGAACACAGCCATCACCAGTACGGCCAACCCCAGGGTCGCCGCCTTCACGAGGAGGACGGCGGTGAACGCGTAGCCCCACGCGCGGCGCTGTCGGAGCCAGTACGCCGAGAGCACGAACGCCGGGAGGACGATCCCCAGATCCAGCGAATAGATGACCGAGGTCGGGAGTTCCGCCTCGGCGACGCTCACCGGGGTCGTGCCCTCGAGGGTTGCCGGAACGATCTCCGCCAGCCACAGGAATGCGACCAAGACCGCAAGCAGCGCCTGAAACGCGACGTACGGGCGAACGGACAGGCCCTCTGCGGTCCGTTTCACGCGGGTCACGTCAAGTCGAACCAGCCCACCGACGAACGTGTACAGGGTGAGCCACAGCAACGTCGTGTAGACCAGGTACAGTTCGTTGAACGCCGTCATGAACGCGTAGGAGGCGTAGGTGTACAGGAGGTAGCCGTCGACGCCGAGCCAGACGACGTATCCTCGCAGCGAGCCCCGGGCGGCGTAGTACAACGCGACCGCGAAGACCGGCAGGGCGACGACCAGCGTCAGCAGGTCCTGGCCGTAGACCTGCGGCAGGAGCACGGGCGCGTCGCGGTAGAAGCCGGGGACGAACAGGCCGACGGTCGTCGCGATCCCCGTGAGGACGATCGTCGCGAGGGAAGCGAGCACGTACGGCCGCGGGAGCGTGCCGGCGGTGTGAGTCACGGTCGACCTCGTGGGACGCCGAACGCGGTCCCGAATGCAGTCTTCGTCACCGCCGTTCTCTCGCCGAACTCGGGACGGGGTGGGGAGAAGTACATCGTTGCTCACCATCTCTAGGCCGTCGAACAGGATAAAGAAGGAACCCGATTCTCGACCGTCGAGAGCGGACGCGTCGGCGTTCGGTCCGGCGTCCCTCGCACGC of the Halobiforma lacisalsi AJ5 genome contains:
- the trxA gene encoding thioredoxin, whose product is MATDAHSGSSGTSPDDPVHVDGGAHLDDVVDEHDVVLVDFYADWCGPCQMLEPVLERLASETDAVIAKVDVDENQPLAGEYGVRGVPTLLLFAGGNQVEQHVGALPADRLRNMIDEYTE
- a CDS encoding NAD(P)/FAD-dependent oxidoreductase, which codes for MNEASDTTEVRDVVIVGSGVAGLSAAVYAARADLEPLVLEGPEPGGQLTLTTDVENFLGFPEGVGGMELIQRGKEQAERFGAEFAHGTVEDATLAERPFELALSNGDVVRTRALIVATGASARWVGAENEEELMGYGLSTCATCDGAFHRGDDVLVIGGGDSAMEEALFLAKFADSVTVVHRREELRASELMAKRAREHEDVEFRWNTELLEIRGSQEEGVTGATLVHHPDGYPTEKLGDGADVDREEVDVGGIFYAVGHEPNTAFLEDTPIDLAESDHLETLEGMTTETTVDGVFAAGDVMDPDYRQAITSAGTGSMAALDAEEWLDEWEARSDAPAVAEAQADD